The following proteins come from a genomic window of Alnus glutinosa chromosome 10, dhAlnGlut1.1, whole genome shotgun sequence:
- the LOC133879498 gene encoding LEAF RUST 10 DISEASE-RESISTANCE LOCUS RECEPTOR-LIKE PROTEIN KINASE-like 2.8 isoform X2, with the protein MARGMLFLILPVLIVHETCSAKDGEHCAPSSCGNIQNISYPFALKSDPETCGDPRYRLSCENNQTLLYLYAGKYNVREINYSNFRIRVSDSGIQENDNHSFIPHYFLKLENFTSGDPYVTEFPYNSKGLFTGTIPNVFNFPGLRLSEPAVFVNCEKPAISSFYVNISACFINSSKSYRYIQVGTTGPAYVEDTCQVEQISLTTGKRFYPENISCSDVHNDILVYGFELSWHQVYCGSCAGRDDVCYQDDANNVRCFTVNNGGFLQKLYQGVRDCISWVYNDFVLDGTVGQRLSIHYTVYEQLTIIKSIGVYHGAKVVLVGPFLIAYLVYKWRRRHLSAYDSVEEFLQGQNNLMPIRYSYSEIKKITKNFKDKLGEGGFGTVYKGTLRSGCVVAIKKLISKSKANGQDFINEVATIGRIHHVNVVRLIGYCVEGSKRALVYEFMPSGSLNNYIFLQEGNILLSYDKMYGIALGVARGIQYLHQGCDMQILHFDIKPHNILLDENFTPKISDFGLAKLYPVDQSIVSLAAARGTHGYMAPELFYKNIGFVSSKADVYSFGMLLLEMAGRRKNLNADVDHLSQIYFPTWAYDQLHDGKDIEMENSTEDEKRVVKKIIIVALWCIQLKPIDRPSMYKVVEMLEEEVEFLQMPPKPSLLPTERSTTVVIGN; encoded by the exons aTGGCAAGAGGAATGCTCTTTCTTATTCTTCCTGTACTCATAGTTCATGAAACTTGTAGTGCGAAAGATGGTGAACACTGTGCTCCTTCTTCCTGCGGTAATATCCAGAACATAAGCTATCCGTTCGCTCTAAAAAGCGACCCAGAAACCTGCGGCGATCCAAGGTATAGGCTTTCATGTGAGAACAATCAGACGCTGTTATACTTGTATGCCGGAAAATACAACGTACGGGAAATCAATTACAGTAACTTCAGAATCCGAGTTTCAGACTCCGGTATTCAGGAGAATGATAATCACTCCTTCATCCCTCATTATTTTCTGAAGTTAGAAAATTTCACTTCAGGGGATCCATATGTCACAGAGTTTCCATATAACTCAAAGGGCCTGTTTACTGGGACGATACCGAATGTCTTTAACTTTCCCGGATTGAGACTATCAGAGCCTGCGGTTTTCGTGAATTGCGAAAAGCCAGCGATTTCTTCATTTTATGTCAACATTTCTGCTTGCTTTATTAACTCTTCCAAGAGCTATAGATATATTCAGGTTGGTACAACGGGTCCAGCGTATGTGGAGGACACGTGTCAAGTTGAGCAAATTTCTCTGACGACGGGGAAAAGATTTTACCCGGAAAACATTTCCTGTTCAGACGTCCACAATGATATATTGGTATATGGTTTTGAGCTTTCATGGCACCAAGTTTATTGTGGAAGCTGCGCCGGAAGAGATGACGTCTGCTACCAAGATGACGCCAACAATGTTCGTTGCTTCACTGTAAATAATG gaggATTCCTTCAAAAACTATACCAAG GAGTCCGTGACTGCATAAGTTGGGTGTATAATG ATTTTGTTTTGGATGGAACCGTTGGACAACGGCTGAGTATCC ATTATACTGTGTATGAACAACTGACGATCATCAAGAGTATCG GTGTATACCATGGAGCAAAAGTTGTATTGGTCGGTCCATTCCTGATTGCATATTTGGTATATAAATGGCGTAGGAGGCATTTGTCGGCGTATGATAGTGTTGAAGAATTTCTTCAAGGCCAAAACAACCTCATGCCAATAAGGTATTCTTACTCAGAAATTAAGAAGATCACTAAAAATTTTAAGGACAAATTAGGTGAAGGAGGCTTTGGCACTGTATATAAAGGAACCCTTCGAAGTGGTTGTGTCGTAGCTATAAAGAAGTTAATTAGTAAGTCCAAAGCTAATGGGCAAGACTTTATCAATGAGGTAGCAACCATTGGAAGGATTCACCATGTTAATGTAGTGCGACTCATCGGTTATTGTGTTGAAGGATCAAAGCGGGCTCTTGTATATGAGTTCATGCCTAGCGGATCTttgaataattatattttcttgcAAGAAGGAAATATCCTTTTAAGTTACGACAAAATGTACGGTATTGCTCTAGGTGTGGCTCGTGGGATTCAATATTTGCATCAAGGATGTGACATGCAGATTTTGCATTTTGATATCAAGCCTCATAACATTCTTCTTGATGAAAACTTTACTCCCAAAATTTCTGACTTTGGCCTTGCAAAACTGTATCCGGTAGATCAAAGCATTGTTTCTTTGGCTGCTGCAAGAGGAACACATGGATATATGGCTCCTGAGTTGTTCTACAAAAACATTGGATTCGTTTCATCTAAAGCTGATGTATATAGTTTTGGAATGTTATTGTTGGAAATggctggaagaagaaaaaacttgaATGCAGATGTTGACCATTTAAGCCAAATTTACTTCCCTACTTGGGCTTATGACCAGTTGCATGATGGAAAGGATATAGAAATGGAAAATTCTACAGAGGACGAGAAGAGAGTAGTTAAGAAGATTATCATAGTCGCGTTATGGTGTATACAATTGAAGCCTATTGATCGTCCTTCAATGTACAAAGTGGTAGAAATgcttgaagaagaagttgaattcttacaaatgcCTCCCAAACCTTCCCTATTACCAACAGAAAGATCCACAACTGTTGTCATAGGGAATTGA
- the LOC133879498 gene encoding LEAF RUST 10 DISEASE-RESISTANCE LOCUS RECEPTOR-LIKE PROTEIN KINASE-like 2.3 isoform X3, producing MARGMLFLILPVLIVHETCSAKDGEHCAPSSCGNIQNISYPFALKSDPETCGDPRYRLSCENNQTLLYLYAGKYNVREINYSNFRIRVSDSGIQENDNHSFIPHYFLKLENFTSGDPYVTEFPYNSKGLFTGTIPNVFNFPGLRLSEPAVFVNCEKPAISSFYVNISACFINSSKSYRYIQVGTTGPAYVEDTCQVEQISLTTGKRFYPENISCSDVHNDILVYGFELSWHQVYCGSCAGRDDVCYQDDANNVRCFTVNNGKRGFLQKLYQDFVLDGTVGQRLSIHYTVYEQLTIIKSIGVYHGAKVVLVGPFLIAYLVYKWRRRHLSAYDSVEEFLQGQNNLMPIRYSYSEIKKITKNFKDKLGEGGFGTVYKGTLRSGCVVAIKKLISKSKANGQDFINEVATIGRIHHVNVVRLIGYCVEGSKRALVYEFMPSGSLNNYIFLQEGNILLSYDKMYGIALGVARGIQYLHQGCDMQILHFDIKPHNILLDENFTPKISDFGLAKLYPVDQSIVSLAAARGTHGYMAPELFYKNIGFVSSKADVYSFGMLLLEMAGRRKNLNADVDHLSQIYFPTWAYDQLHDGKDIEMENSTEDEKRVVKKIIIVALWCIQLKPIDRPSMYKVVEMLEEEVEFLQMPPKPSLLPTERSTTVVIGN from the exons aTGGCAAGAGGAATGCTCTTTCTTATTCTTCCTGTACTCATAGTTCATGAAACTTGTAGTGCGAAAGATGGTGAACACTGTGCTCCTTCTTCCTGCGGTAATATCCAGAACATAAGCTATCCGTTCGCTCTAAAAAGCGACCCAGAAACCTGCGGCGATCCAAGGTATAGGCTTTCATGTGAGAACAATCAGACGCTGTTATACTTGTATGCCGGAAAATACAACGTACGGGAAATCAATTACAGTAACTTCAGAATCCGAGTTTCAGACTCCGGTATTCAGGAGAATGATAATCACTCCTTCATCCCTCATTATTTTCTGAAGTTAGAAAATTTCACTTCAGGGGATCCATATGTCACAGAGTTTCCATATAACTCAAAGGGCCTGTTTACTGGGACGATACCGAATGTCTTTAACTTTCCCGGATTGAGACTATCAGAGCCTGCGGTTTTCGTGAATTGCGAAAAGCCAGCGATTTCTTCATTTTATGTCAACATTTCTGCTTGCTTTATTAACTCTTCCAAGAGCTATAGATATATTCAGGTTGGTACAACGGGTCCAGCGTATGTGGAGGACACGTGTCAAGTTGAGCAAATTTCTCTGACGACGGGGAAAAGATTTTACCCGGAAAACATTTCCTGTTCAGACGTCCACAATGATATATTGGTATATGGTTTTGAGCTTTCATGGCACCAAGTTTATTGTGGAAGCTGCGCCGGAAGAGATGACGTCTGCTACCAAGATGACGCCAACAATGTTCGTTGCTTCACTGTAAATAATG gaaaaagaggATTCCTTCAAAAACTATACCAAG ATTTTGTTTTGGATGGAACCGTTGGACAACGGCTGAGTATCC ATTATACTGTGTATGAACAACTGACGATCATCAAGAGTATCG GTGTATACCATGGAGCAAAAGTTGTATTGGTCGGTCCATTCCTGATTGCATATTTGGTATATAAATGGCGTAGGAGGCATTTGTCGGCGTATGATAGTGTTGAAGAATTTCTTCAAGGCCAAAACAACCTCATGCCAATAAGGTATTCTTACTCAGAAATTAAGAAGATCACTAAAAATTTTAAGGACAAATTAGGTGAAGGAGGCTTTGGCACTGTATATAAAGGAACCCTTCGAAGTGGTTGTGTCGTAGCTATAAAGAAGTTAATTAGTAAGTCCAAAGCTAATGGGCAAGACTTTATCAATGAGGTAGCAACCATTGGAAGGATTCACCATGTTAATGTAGTGCGACTCATCGGTTATTGTGTTGAAGGATCAAAGCGGGCTCTTGTATATGAGTTCATGCCTAGCGGATCTttgaataattatattttcttgcAAGAAGGAAATATCCTTTTAAGTTACGACAAAATGTACGGTATTGCTCTAGGTGTGGCTCGTGGGATTCAATATTTGCATCAAGGATGTGACATGCAGATTTTGCATTTTGATATCAAGCCTCATAACATTCTTCTTGATGAAAACTTTACTCCCAAAATTTCTGACTTTGGCCTTGCAAAACTGTATCCGGTAGATCAAAGCATTGTTTCTTTGGCTGCTGCAAGAGGAACACATGGATATATGGCTCCTGAGTTGTTCTACAAAAACATTGGATTCGTTTCATCTAAAGCTGATGTATATAGTTTTGGAATGTTATTGTTGGAAATggctggaagaagaaaaaacttgaATGCAGATGTTGACCATTTAAGCCAAATTTACTTCCCTACTTGGGCTTATGACCAGTTGCATGATGGAAAGGATATAGAAATGGAAAATTCTACAGAGGACGAGAAGAGAGTAGTTAAGAAGATTATCATAGTCGCGTTATGGTGTATACAATTGAAGCCTATTGATCGTCCTTCAATGTACAAAGTGGTAGAAATgcttgaagaagaagttgaattcttacaaatgcCTCCCAAACCTTCCCTATTACCAACAGAAAGATCCACAACTGTTGTCATAGGGAATTGA
- the LOC133879499 gene encoding rust resistance kinase Lr10-like isoform X1: MDISLQGGISYFLLLLAFLVVGHGEGQNECSELRCGRHGPPVRFPFGLKNRQQDHCGFPGFNLSCTDTNDTLLELPVSVKLFVKKIDYKSQVIHLYDPDHCFPRQLQRFNLSSSPFHFNQDYMNSDDSNGYSLFNCSQAKGIDNSRSHRISCLSGPGNYRVYATDRYGDISYLPALSCRKMYDVQSIPYKIMLGDDKVLELKWNSPACKHCEGKGKNCRLKNMGNGSETECFPRQRPKHTRGESKKLVAIGVSVGSFLLVLAVFALYYIYRYDKVEKANQAKIQKFLDDYKNFKPTRYLYADIKRITSQFADKLGEGAYGTVFKGKLSNEIYVAVKILNMPKKNGEEFINEVRTIGRIHHVNVVRLVGFCADGFKRALVYEFLPSGSLDKFISSTNTKNSFLGWDKLQEIALGIANGIEYLHQGCDQRIVHFDIKPHNILLDQNFNPKISDFGHAKLCSKDQSVVSMTTARGTMGYIAPEVFSRNFGNVSYKADVYSFGMLLLEIIGGRKNVDVEENTNQVYFPEWIYNLIEQKEDLQVFIESDRDAIIAKKLAIVGLWCIQWHPGDRPSMKGAIQMLEGGDNLIMPPNPFASTSSESINSGMPAMH; encoded by the exons ATGGATATTTCCTTACAAGGGGGAATCTCCTACTTCTTACTGCTTCTTGCTTTCCTCGTAGTAGGGCATGGAGAAGGCCAAAATGAGTGTTCTGAATTACGGTGTGGACGCCACGGCCCACCCGTCCGATTTCCTTTCGGACTCAAAAACAGGCAGCAAGATCACTGTGGTTTTCCTGGCTTCAATCTTTCCTGCACTGATACAAACGATACTCTGCTCGAGCTGCCCGTTTCAGTAAAGCTCTTCGTTAAAAAGATTGACTACAAATCTCAGGTAATTCATTTATATGACCCAGATCATTGCTTCCCAAGACAGCTTCAGCGATTCAATTTATCTTCCTCGCCTTTTCATTTCAACCAAGACTACATGAATTCTGATGACAGTAATGGCTATTCCTTATTCAATTGTTCCCAAGCAAAAGGAATAGACAACAGTAGATCCCACCGGATCTCCTGTCTTAGTGGCCCTGGCAATTACCGAGTTTATGCCACCGATAGGTATGGTGACATCAGCTACTTGCCCGCATTATCTTGTAGGAAGATGTACGATGTTCAATCAATTCCATATAAAATAATGCTCGGAGATGATAAAGTTTTGGAATTGAAGTGGAACAGTCCAGCATGCAAGCACTGTGAAGGGAAAGGGAAGAATTGTAGATTGAAGAACATGGGCAATGGCTCAGAAACTGAGTGCTTCCCTAGACAACGACCTAAACACACCAGag GTGAATCAAAAAAATTAGTGGCTATTG GTGTTTCCGTAGGTTCATTTCTATTAGTACTAGCGGTCTTTGCACTCTACTATATCTATAGATATGATAAAGTAGAAAAGGCAAATCAAGCAAAGATCCAAAAGTTTTTGGATGATTACAAAAATTTTAAGCCCACAAGGTATTTGTATGCTGATATTAAAAGGATTACAAGTCAATTTGCTGATAAGCTAGGTGAAGGAGCTTATGGAACGGTGTTTAAAGGAAAGCTTTCCAATGAAATCTATGTTGCGGTGAAGATCCTAAACATGCCCAAGAAAAATggagaagaattcatcaatgaaGTTAGAACAATTGGTAGGATCCACCATGTTAATGTGGTTCGCTTGGTTGGATTTTGTGCTGATGGATTTAAACGAGCTCTAGTTTACGAGTTTTTACCAAGTGGATCATTGGACAAGTTCATATCTTCAACAAACACTAAGAACAGTTTTCTTGGTTGGGATAAGTTGCAAGAAATAGCCCTCGGCATAGCAAATGGAATTGAATATCTTCACCAAGGGTGCGACCAAAGAATCGTCCATTTTGATATCAAACCTCATAATATTTTGCTAGACCAAAACTTCaatccaaaaatttctgatttCGGTCATGCCAAATTGTGTTCTAAGGATCAAAGTGTAGTGTCAATGACCACAGCCAGGGGGACCATGGGTTATATTGCACCCGAAGTGTTCTCTAGAAACTTCGGAAATGTGTCTTATAAAGCAGATGTTTATAGTTTTGGAATGTTGTTGCTTGAAATAATTGGAGGGAGGAAAAATGTTGACGTTGAGGAGAACACTAACCAAGTCTACTTTCCAGAATGGATCTACAATCTCATAGAACAGAAAGAAGACCTACAAGTCTTTATTGAGAGTGATAGAGATGCAATAATTGCAAAGAAACTTGCAATTGTTGGACTCTGGTGCATTCAATGGCATCCAGGGGACCGTCCTTCCATGAAAGGTGCAATTCAAATGTTAGAAGGAGGAGATAATTTAATCATGCCTCCTAATCCTTTTGCCTCCACAAGCTCTGAAAGCATCAATTCAGGGATGCCTGCAATGCATTAA
- the LOC133879498 gene encoding LEAF RUST 10 DISEASE-RESISTANCE LOCUS RECEPTOR-LIKE PROTEIN KINASE-like 2.8 isoform X1 produces MARGMLFLILPVLIVHETCSAKDGEHCAPSSCGNIQNISYPFALKSDPETCGDPRYRLSCENNQTLLYLYAGKYNVREINYSNFRIRVSDSGIQENDNHSFIPHYFLKLENFTSGDPYVTEFPYNSKGLFTGTIPNVFNFPGLRLSEPAVFVNCEKPAISSFYVNISACFINSSKSYRYIQVGTTGPAYVEDTCQVEQISLTTGKRFYPENISCSDVHNDILVYGFELSWHQVYCGSCAGRDDVCYQDDANNVRCFTVNNGKRGFLQKLYQGVRDCISWVYNDFVLDGTVGQRLSIHYTVYEQLTIIKSIGVYHGAKVVLVGPFLIAYLVYKWRRRHLSAYDSVEEFLQGQNNLMPIRYSYSEIKKITKNFKDKLGEGGFGTVYKGTLRSGCVVAIKKLISKSKANGQDFINEVATIGRIHHVNVVRLIGYCVEGSKRALVYEFMPSGSLNNYIFLQEGNILLSYDKMYGIALGVARGIQYLHQGCDMQILHFDIKPHNILLDENFTPKISDFGLAKLYPVDQSIVSLAAARGTHGYMAPELFYKNIGFVSSKADVYSFGMLLLEMAGRRKNLNADVDHLSQIYFPTWAYDQLHDGKDIEMENSTEDEKRVVKKIIIVALWCIQLKPIDRPSMYKVVEMLEEEVEFLQMPPKPSLLPTERSTTVVIGN; encoded by the exons aTGGCAAGAGGAATGCTCTTTCTTATTCTTCCTGTACTCATAGTTCATGAAACTTGTAGTGCGAAAGATGGTGAACACTGTGCTCCTTCTTCCTGCGGTAATATCCAGAACATAAGCTATCCGTTCGCTCTAAAAAGCGACCCAGAAACCTGCGGCGATCCAAGGTATAGGCTTTCATGTGAGAACAATCAGACGCTGTTATACTTGTATGCCGGAAAATACAACGTACGGGAAATCAATTACAGTAACTTCAGAATCCGAGTTTCAGACTCCGGTATTCAGGAGAATGATAATCACTCCTTCATCCCTCATTATTTTCTGAAGTTAGAAAATTTCACTTCAGGGGATCCATATGTCACAGAGTTTCCATATAACTCAAAGGGCCTGTTTACTGGGACGATACCGAATGTCTTTAACTTTCCCGGATTGAGACTATCAGAGCCTGCGGTTTTCGTGAATTGCGAAAAGCCAGCGATTTCTTCATTTTATGTCAACATTTCTGCTTGCTTTATTAACTCTTCCAAGAGCTATAGATATATTCAGGTTGGTACAACGGGTCCAGCGTATGTGGAGGACACGTGTCAAGTTGAGCAAATTTCTCTGACGACGGGGAAAAGATTTTACCCGGAAAACATTTCCTGTTCAGACGTCCACAATGATATATTGGTATATGGTTTTGAGCTTTCATGGCACCAAGTTTATTGTGGAAGCTGCGCCGGAAGAGATGACGTCTGCTACCAAGATGACGCCAACAATGTTCGTTGCTTCACTGTAAATAATG gaaaaagaggATTCCTTCAAAAACTATACCAAG GAGTCCGTGACTGCATAAGTTGGGTGTATAATG ATTTTGTTTTGGATGGAACCGTTGGACAACGGCTGAGTATCC ATTATACTGTGTATGAACAACTGACGATCATCAAGAGTATCG GTGTATACCATGGAGCAAAAGTTGTATTGGTCGGTCCATTCCTGATTGCATATTTGGTATATAAATGGCGTAGGAGGCATTTGTCGGCGTATGATAGTGTTGAAGAATTTCTTCAAGGCCAAAACAACCTCATGCCAATAAGGTATTCTTACTCAGAAATTAAGAAGATCACTAAAAATTTTAAGGACAAATTAGGTGAAGGAGGCTTTGGCACTGTATATAAAGGAACCCTTCGAAGTGGTTGTGTCGTAGCTATAAAGAAGTTAATTAGTAAGTCCAAAGCTAATGGGCAAGACTTTATCAATGAGGTAGCAACCATTGGAAGGATTCACCATGTTAATGTAGTGCGACTCATCGGTTATTGTGTTGAAGGATCAAAGCGGGCTCTTGTATATGAGTTCATGCCTAGCGGATCTttgaataattatattttcttgcAAGAAGGAAATATCCTTTTAAGTTACGACAAAATGTACGGTATTGCTCTAGGTGTGGCTCGTGGGATTCAATATTTGCATCAAGGATGTGACATGCAGATTTTGCATTTTGATATCAAGCCTCATAACATTCTTCTTGATGAAAACTTTACTCCCAAAATTTCTGACTTTGGCCTTGCAAAACTGTATCCGGTAGATCAAAGCATTGTTTCTTTGGCTGCTGCAAGAGGAACACATGGATATATGGCTCCTGAGTTGTTCTACAAAAACATTGGATTCGTTTCATCTAAAGCTGATGTATATAGTTTTGGAATGTTATTGTTGGAAATggctggaagaagaaaaaacttgaATGCAGATGTTGACCATTTAAGCCAAATTTACTTCCCTACTTGGGCTTATGACCAGTTGCATGATGGAAAGGATATAGAAATGGAAAATTCTACAGAGGACGAGAAGAGAGTAGTTAAGAAGATTATCATAGTCGCGTTATGGTGTATACAATTGAAGCCTATTGATCGTCCTTCAATGTACAAAGTGGTAGAAATgcttgaagaagaagttgaattcttacaaatgcCTCCCAAACCTTCCCTATTACCAACAGAAAGATCCACAACTGTTGTCATAGGGAATTGA
- the LOC133879499 gene encoding rust resistance kinase Lr10-like isoform X2, which produces MDISLQGGISYFLLLLAFLVVGHGEGQNECSELRCGRHGPPVRFPFGLKNRQQDHCGFPGFNLSCTDTNDTLLELPVSVKLFVKKIDYKSQVIHLYDPDHCFPRQLQRFNLSSSPFHFNQDYMNSDDSNGYSLFNCSQAKGIDNSRSHRISCLSGPGNYRVYATDRYGDISYLPALSCRKMYDVQSIPYKIMLGDDKVLELKWNSPACKHCEGKGKNCRLKNMGNGSETECFPRQRPKHTRGVSVGSFLLVLAVFALYYIYRYDKVEKANQAKIQKFLDDYKNFKPTRYLYADIKRITSQFADKLGEGAYGTVFKGKLSNEIYVAVKILNMPKKNGEEFINEVRTIGRIHHVNVVRLVGFCADGFKRALVYEFLPSGSLDKFISSTNTKNSFLGWDKLQEIALGIANGIEYLHQGCDQRIVHFDIKPHNILLDQNFNPKISDFGHAKLCSKDQSVVSMTTARGTMGYIAPEVFSRNFGNVSYKADVYSFGMLLLEIIGGRKNVDVEENTNQVYFPEWIYNLIEQKEDLQVFIESDRDAIIAKKLAIVGLWCIQWHPGDRPSMKGAIQMLEGGDNLIMPPNPFASTSSESINSGMPAMH; this is translated from the exons ATGGATATTTCCTTACAAGGGGGAATCTCCTACTTCTTACTGCTTCTTGCTTTCCTCGTAGTAGGGCATGGAGAAGGCCAAAATGAGTGTTCTGAATTACGGTGTGGACGCCACGGCCCACCCGTCCGATTTCCTTTCGGACTCAAAAACAGGCAGCAAGATCACTGTGGTTTTCCTGGCTTCAATCTTTCCTGCACTGATACAAACGATACTCTGCTCGAGCTGCCCGTTTCAGTAAAGCTCTTCGTTAAAAAGATTGACTACAAATCTCAGGTAATTCATTTATATGACCCAGATCATTGCTTCCCAAGACAGCTTCAGCGATTCAATTTATCTTCCTCGCCTTTTCATTTCAACCAAGACTACATGAATTCTGATGACAGTAATGGCTATTCCTTATTCAATTGTTCCCAAGCAAAAGGAATAGACAACAGTAGATCCCACCGGATCTCCTGTCTTAGTGGCCCTGGCAATTACCGAGTTTATGCCACCGATAGGTATGGTGACATCAGCTACTTGCCCGCATTATCTTGTAGGAAGATGTACGATGTTCAATCAATTCCATATAAAATAATGCTCGGAGATGATAAAGTTTTGGAATTGAAGTGGAACAGTCCAGCATGCAAGCACTGTGAAGGGAAAGGGAAGAATTGTAGATTGAAGAACATGGGCAATGGCTCAGAAACTGAGTGCTTCCCTAGACAACGACCTAAACACACCAGag GTGTTTCCGTAGGTTCATTTCTATTAGTACTAGCGGTCTTTGCACTCTACTATATCTATAGATATGATAAAGTAGAAAAGGCAAATCAAGCAAAGATCCAAAAGTTTTTGGATGATTACAAAAATTTTAAGCCCACAAGGTATTTGTATGCTGATATTAAAAGGATTACAAGTCAATTTGCTGATAAGCTAGGTGAAGGAGCTTATGGAACGGTGTTTAAAGGAAAGCTTTCCAATGAAATCTATGTTGCGGTGAAGATCCTAAACATGCCCAAGAAAAATggagaagaattcatcaatgaaGTTAGAACAATTGGTAGGATCCACCATGTTAATGTGGTTCGCTTGGTTGGATTTTGTGCTGATGGATTTAAACGAGCTCTAGTTTACGAGTTTTTACCAAGTGGATCATTGGACAAGTTCATATCTTCAACAAACACTAAGAACAGTTTTCTTGGTTGGGATAAGTTGCAAGAAATAGCCCTCGGCATAGCAAATGGAATTGAATATCTTCACCAAGGGTGCGACCAAAGAATCGTCCATTTTGATATCAAACCTCATAATATTTTGCTAGACCAAAACTTCaatccaaaaatttctgatttCGGTCATGCCAAATTGTGTTCTAAGGATCAAAGTGTAGTGTCAATGACCACAGCCAGGGGGACCATGGGTTATATTGCACCCGAAGTGTTCTCTAGAAACTTCGGAAATGTGTCTTATAAAGCAGATGTTTATAGTTTTGGAATGTTGTTGCTTGAAATAATTGGAGGGAGGAAAAATGTTGACGTTGAGGAGAACACTAACCAAGTCTACTTTCCAGAATGGATCTACAATCTCATAGAACAGAAAGAAGACCTACAAGTCTTTATTGAGAGTGATAGAGATGCAATAATTGCAAAGAAACTTGCAATTGTTGGACTCTGGTGCATTCAATGGCATCCAGGGGACCGTCCTTCCATGAAAGGTGCAATTCAAATGTTAGAAGGAGGAGATAATTTAATCATGCCTCCTAATCCTTTTGCCTCCACAAGCTCTGAAAGCATCAATTCAGGGATGCCTGCAATGCATTAA